The following proteins are encoded in a genomic region of Variovorax paradoxus:
- a CDS encoding PilW family protein, producing the protein MAVRTPDHPAHDRQRGMTLVELMVAAAIGLMVVLAATATFIGSRQLFTANAEAQAVEDSLRFAGFVVRSIVRQAGYSDYAPDHAGFDGTVVIGSSANLLGSSDDPSDLDIVGASNARVGFSGESHGTHNSRGVNGSDSLRVRFFGRSRVGGDDSEPDGTMVDCMGFAQAGPSDGQPSLADRAWSFFHVAEAADREPELYCKYRSDRHGAFRSEPLARGIEVFKVVYAYDGNGDGVPDRWIDAAQLEARAGSAAAINGEWRKVVGLRVGMVARGGRDNSGSPSQGELLYPLGAEFPGASFKPPADGRLRRTSTFTVMLRNAMKEPGP; encoded by the coding sequence ATGGCCGTGCGAACTCCCGATCACCCAGCGCATGACCGCCAACGCGGCATGACCCTGGTCGAGCTGATGGTCGCCGCCGCCATCGGGCTGATGGTCGTGCTCGCCGCCACGGCCACGTTCATCGGCAGCAGGCAACTCTTTACCGCCAATGCGGAAGCCCAGGCGGTGGAAGATTCGCTGAGGTTCGCGGGCTTCGTCGTCAGGAGCATCGTGCGGCAGGCCGGCTATTCCGACTATGCGCCCGACCATGCGGGTTTCGACGGCACCGTGGTCATCGGCAGCAGCGCCAATCTGCTGGGCTCGTCGGACGATCCTTCCGACCTGGACATCGTCGGCGCCAGCAATGCCCGGGTCGGTTTCTCGGGCGAAAGCCACGGCACACACAACAGCCGGGGCGTGAACGGGAGCGACTCGCTGCGCGTGCGGTTCTTCGGGCGCAGCCGTGTGGGAGGCGACGACAGCGAACCCGACGGCACCATGGTCGATTGCATGGGCTTCGCTCAGGCCGGTCCTTCGGACGGTCAACCCTCGCTCGCCGATCGCGCATGGAGCTTCTTCCATGTGGCGGAAGCGGCCGACAGGGAGCCCGAGCTGTATTGCAAGTACCGCAGCGACAGGCACGGCGCGTTCAGGTCCGAACCGCTCGCGCGCGGCATCGAGGTGTTCAAGGTCGTCTATGCCTACGACGGCAATGGCGATGGCGTGCCCGATCGCTGGATCGATGCCGCGCAGCTGGAGGCGCGGGCGGGCTCGGCTGCCGCCATCAACGGTGAATGGCGCAAGGTCGTTGGTCTTCGCGTCGGCATGGTTGCGCGCGGCGGCCGCGACAACAGCGGGTCTCCAAGTCAAGGCGAACTTCTCTACCCGCTCGGCGCAGAATTTCCGGGCGCGAGCTTCAAGCCGCCGGCCGATGGCCGATTGCGGCGCACTTCCACCTTCACGGTGATGCTGCGCAACGCCATGAAGGAGCCGGGGCCATGA
- the pilV gene encoding type IV pilus modification protein PilV: MATSRQAAAGFSLVEVLVSIVVLSIGLLGSIGMLLAAVRTGKEAATFAAAVNLVRDLSEKVRMNPGVAVRHDAGNTYLVADWTEDSGTGAVHSGCAAAGTACNAEGLATWDMGEWKRRVAKALPGVRLRVCFDEKPWNAAAGEYDWACSQSGRHMVVKLGWVPHADTAAAKQEAKPQRELPPRLVMQLVSG; the protein is encoded by the coding sequence ATGGCGACATCCAGGCAGGCCGCCGCGGGCTTCTCGCTCGTGGAGGTGCTGGTTTCCATCGTGGTGCTGAGCATCGGCCTGCTCGGTTCCATCGGCATGCTGCTTGCCGCGGTGCGTACGGGCAAGGAAGCCGCCACCTTCGCCGCGGCAGTCAACCTCGTTCGCGACCTGTCCGAAAAGGTTCGCATGAACCCGGGCGTTGCGGTACGCCACGATGCGGGCAACACGTACCTCGTCGCCGACTGGACTGAGGATTCCGGCACCGGCGCGGTCCACAGCGGATGCGCGGCGGCGGGTACTGCCTGCAATGCGGAAGGCTTGGCCACCTGGGACATGGGCGAGTGGAAGCGCCGCGTGGCCAAGGCGTTGCCCGGCGTCCGCCTCCGCGTGTGTTTCGACGAAAAGCCCTGGAATGCGGCGGCCGGTGAATACGACTGGGCATGCAGCCAGTCCGGCCGCCATATGGTCGTGAAGCTCGGCTGGGTGCCGCATGCCGATACCGCTGCCGCGAAGCAGGAGGCCAAGCCGCAGCGGGAGCTACCGCCTCGTCTCGTGATGCAGCTGGTTTCTGGGTAG